In one window of Helianthus annuus cultivar XRQ/B chromosome 17, HanXRQr2.0-SUNRISE, whole genome shotgun sequence DNA:
- the LOC110925323 gene encoding protein FAR1-RELATED SEQUENCE 2-like has translation MDMIFTSLDDCYSMYVTYAKTCGFSVRKGTEKINAKGVRHIKYYMFTRAEVYKDKKVDTLDPNKKERLVQSNFSKRTDCGALLCAISEAGSWKVYKFVEEHNHDLVERPDKHFLPTERHLTQLQKHVIHNMSKLNLGPVKAFNVMKTYFGVFEDVGASEVEFENYKRYAMVFVPFTGIDNHHCNVTFGAALLSSETADTYIWLLRVFLKVVGSQPKVVVTDQDPAIKKAISAIYGVLYLVTVFHIGVRLCNSTNFKERICGVVWTDILTPEEFESEWEVVIREFNLEDNDWLSDIFTLRESWTPTYYRMEELSSLMRTTSRSESENHFLVKCAIQKLLWLSS, from the exons ATGGACATGATATTCACAAGCCTCGATGATTGTTATTCAATGTATGTTACGTATGCCAAGACTTGTGGTTTTTCAGTCAGGAAAGGGACTGAAAAGATAAACGCCAAAGGTGTAAGACATATTAAGTATTACATGTTCACGAGAGCTGAGGTATATAAGGACAAGAAGGTTGATACGTTGGACCCCAATAAAAAAGAACGGTTAGTGCAATCCAACTTTTCAAAGAGGACTGATTGTGGTGCACTGTTATGTGCAATTTCTGAGGCTGGATCATGGAAGGTCTATAAGTTTGTTGAGGAGCACAACCATGATCTTGTTGAACGTCCTGATAAGCATTTTCTTCCAACTGAACGACACCTCACTCAGCTCCAGAAGCATGTTATACACAACATGTCTAAGTTGAATTTGGGTCCAGTTAAGGCGTTTAATGTAATGAAGACTTATTTTGGCGTTTTTGAAGACGTGGGTGCAAGTGAAGTTGAATTTGAGAACTACAAGAG ATATGCTATGGTGTTTGTACCGTTCACTGGTATAGACAATCACCACTGCAATGTTACATTTGGTGCTGCATTATTGTCGTCAGAAACTGCTGATACGTATATTTGGTTGTTGAGAGTTTTTCTAAAAGTTGTTGGTtctcaaccaaaagttgttgtcactGACCAAGATCCAGCAATAAAGAAGGCTATTTCTGCT ATATACGGCGTTCTGTACCTCGTTACTGTTTTTCAT ATTGGTGTTAGGCTATGCAATTCCACCAATTTCAAAGAACGTATTTGTGGTGTTGTGTGGACGGATATTCTTACACCCGAAGAGTTTGAATCAGAATGGGAAGTGGTTATCAGAGAGTTCAATTTAGAAGATAATGACTGGCTATCTGATATTTTTACACTAAGGGAATCTTGGACACCTACATACTATAGAATGGAAGAGCTGTCGAGCCTTATGCGAACGACATCGAGGTCGGAGAGTGAGAATCATTTTTTGGTCAAGTGTGCAATTCAAAAGCTACTCTGGTTGAGTTCATGA